The following DNA comes from Enterobacter sp. SA187.
AAATACGATCCAGCTCGCCGGTGCTGACGCCAGGTTTAACGAAAGGCTCGATCATTTCCAGCACGTCGGCAGCCAGACGGCCCGCCACGCGCATTTTTTCGATTTCTTCCGCAGTCTTAATAGAGATAGCCATTGATTCTGTCCATCGGGGTCGATCGGGTCGACCATAATTGTGTAAGTGGCGTCAATGGTATCAGCCTGGCGCGCCGCCTGCCAGATTGGGAATGATTAAGCGCATCCGTCGCCAACAACTGTTGGTGTCACGGGCGTATTTATGGTATAAAGCGCGCCGGACTTCCGTTCCATTTTGGCACGTGAAGCCACAAATCTCACTTTGTGTAAATAACACACACGTATCGGCACATATTCCGGGGTGCCCTTCGGGGTCGGTAATATGGGATACGTGGAGGCATAACCCCAACTTTTATATAGAGGTTTTAATCATGGCAACTGTTTCCATGCGCGACATGCTCAAGGCTGGTGTTCACTTTGGTCACCAGACCCGTTACTGGAACCCGAAAATGAAGCCTTTCATCTTCGGCGCACGTAACAAAGTTCACATCATCAACCTTGAGAAAACTGTACCGATGTTCAATGAAGCCCTGGCTGAACTGAGCAAGATCTCTTCTCGTAAAGGTAAAATCCTTTTCGTTGGTACTAAACGCGCTGCAAGCGAAGCGGTGAAAGAAGCTGCTAACAGCTGCGACCAGTTCTTCGTGAACCATCGCTGGCTGGGCGGTATGCTGACTAACTGGAAAACCGTTCGTCAGTCCATCAAACGTCTGAAAGACCTGGAAACTCAGTCTCAGGACGGTACTTTCGAAAAGCTGACCAAGAAAGAAGCGCTGATGCGTACTCGTGAGCTTGAGAAACTGGAAAACAGCCTGGGCGGTATCAAAGACATGGGCGGCCTGCCGGACGCACTGTTTGTAATCGATGCTGACCACGAACACATTGCAATCAAAGAAGCAAACAACCTGGGCATCCCGGTGTTTTCTATCGTTGATACCAACTCCGATCCGGACGGCGTTGACTTCGTTATCCCGGGTAACGACGATGCAATCCGTGCTGTAACCCTGTACCTGAGCGCTGTTGCTGCAACCGTACGTGAAGGCCGTTCTCAGGATCTGGCTGCGCAGGCGGAAGAAAGCTTCGTAGAAGCTGAATAATAAGGCACGCTCCCCGGAGCCCTTATTAACCAGGTAGTATCGAGTTTGGTTAAGGGGCCTTTTTATGGCCCCTTTTTCACTTTTAAGCTGTTTGGTCATCACGACCAGGCAGATCAAATCTCCCGAGGATTTTAGAATGGCTGAAATTACCGCATCCCTGGTAAAAGAACTGCGCGAACGTACTGGCGCAGGCATGATGGACTGTAAAAAAGCGCTGACTGAAGCCAATGGCGACATCGAGCTGGCCATCGAAAACATGCGTAAATCTGGCGCGATCAAAGCGGCGAAAAAAGCAGGCAACGTAGCTGCTGACGGCGTGATCAAAACCAAAATCGACGGCAACTACGGTGTGATTCTGGAAGTTAACTGCCAGACTGACTTCGTTGCTAAAGACGGTGGTTTCCAGGCGTTCGCTGACAAAGTGCTGGATGCTGCAGTTGCTGGCAAAATCACTGACGTTGACGTGCTGAAAGCGCAGTTCGAAGAAGAGCGCGTTGCGCTGGTGGCAAAAATCGGTGAGAACATCAACATTCGCCGCGTTGCCGCCCTCGAAGGCGATGTGCTGGGCAGCTACCTGCACGGCGCGCGTATCGGCGTTCTGATTGCCGCTACCGGTGCTGACGAAGAGCTGGTTAAGCAGCTGGCAATGCATGTTGCTGCAAGCAAGCCGGAATTCGTTAAGCCGGAAGACGTGTCTGCTGAAGTGGTAGAGAAAGAATACCAGGTACAGCTGGACATCGCCATGCAGTCTGGCAAGCCGAAAGAAATCGCAGAGAAAATGGTTGAAGGCCGCATGAAGAAATTCACCGGCGAAGTTTCTCTGACCGGTCAGCCGTTCGTTATCGATCCGAGCAAAACTGTTGCTCAGCTGCTGAAAGAGCACAACGCTGACGTGACTAACTTCATCCGCTTCGAAGTGGGCGAAGGCATCGAGAAAGTTGAGACTGACTTTGCAGCAGAAGTTGCTGCCATGTCCAAGCAGTCTTAATCACTAAAAGGAGCCGCCTGAGGGCGGCTTCTTTTTGTACCCCGCTTTAAAAAATCAGCAAAATACCTATGTTGTTTGTGCTGGTTTGCGACGTAATATGTCGCCTGAAATAACCCCTCTCAATCGTTGACAGTCTCAGGAAAGAATCATGGCTACCAATGCAAAACCCGTCTATAAACGCATTCTTCTCAAGCTTAGTGGCGAAGCGTTACAGGGCTCCGAAGGCTTCGGTATTGACGCAAGCATCCTTGACCGCATGGCACAGGAAATTAAAGAGCTGGTTGAATTAGGCATCCAGGTCGGTGTGGTGATTGGTGGTGGTAATCTTTTCCGTGGCGCAGGTCTGGCGAAAGCGGGTATGAATCGCGTAGTGGGCGACCACATGGGCATGCTGGCTACCGTGATGAATGGCCTGGCGATGCGTGACGCGCTCCACCGCGCCTATGTGAACGCCCGCCTGATGTCTGCTATTCCGTTGAATGGCGTGTGTGACAACTACAGCTGGGCAGAGGCGATCAGCCTGCTGCGTAATAACCGCGTGGTGATCCTCTCAGCCGGTACCGGCAACCCGTTCTTTACCACTGACTCCGCAGCCTGCCTGCGTGGTATCGAAATCGAAGCCGATGTGGTGCTGAAAGCCACCAAGGTTGACGGCGTGTTCTCTGCCGATCCGATGCAGGATCCGACCGCTACCCTGTACGATCAGCTGAGCTATGCTGATGTGCTGGATCGTGAACTCAAAGTCATGGATCTGGCGGCCTTTACTCTGGCTCGCGACCATAAACTGCCGATCCGCGTGTTCAACATGAACAAGCCGGGCGCGCTGCGCCGCGTGGTCATGGGTGAAAAAGAAGGCACTTTAATCACGGACTAATTTCCGTGAGCGCTAAATAAAGGTAAGATCCCGCTTTATTTAAAAGCGATTTTTATCAGACACTGTGACAGTGTGATGAATGAAACGAGGCTATACTTAGCGCACCTTTGGGTGTGGCTATGTGTGGCCTGCCTGAGACAAGTTTTCAAGGATCCGTAACGTGATAAACGACATCAGAAAAGATGCTGAAGTACGCATGGAAAAATGCGTGGAAGCATTCAAAACCCAAATCAGCAAAGTGCGCACTGGCCGCGCGTCCCCGAGCCTGCTGGACGGGATCGTTGTGGAGTACTACGGTACCCCGACCCCGCTGCGTCAGCTGGCCAGCGTCACGGTTGAAGATTCCCGTACGCTGAAAATCAACGTGTTCGATCGTTCCATGGGCCCGGCCGTTGAGAAAGCGATCATGGCATCCGATCTGGGTCTGAACCCGAACTCTGCCGGTAGCGACATTCGTGTTCCGCTGCCTGCGCTGACGGAAGAACGTCGTAAAGATCTGATCAAAGTGGTGCGTGGCGAAGCGGAAGGCGCGCGCGTTGCCGTACGTAACGTCCGTCGTGACGCGAACGATAAAGTGAAAGCGCTGCTGAAAGACAAAGCCATCAGCGAAGATGACGATCGTCGTTCACAGGAAGAAGTGCAGAAACAGACCGACGCGGCGATTAAAAAAATCGATGCGGCGCTGGCGGATAAAGAAGCGGAACTGATGCAGTTCTGATCCTGCGCACATGATGACAACGCCGTACAGAAATCCACAGGGTTTGCTGGCGGCGTTTTGCTTTCTATCCTCCAAAATTACGCCGGGCGTCTGATGAAGCAATTAACCCTCCTTGGCTCAACCGGATCTATTGGTTGCAGCACTCTTGATGTGGTTCGCCACAATCCTGAAACCTTCGCGGTGACGGCGCTCGTGGCCGGTAAAAACGTGGCGCGGATGGTCGAACAGTGCCTCGAATTCTCACCGCGCTATGCGGTGATGGATGATGACGCCTGCGCCCGTCAGTTGAAAGACGCGCTGGCGCAGCACGGCAGCCGTACCGAGGTGCTTAGCGGTCAGCAGGCGGCCTGTGACATGGCCGCGCTGGATGAGGTTGATCAGGTGATGGCGGCCATTGTCGGGGCGGCAGGGCTTCTGCCGACGCTGGCGGCTATTCGTGCCGGTAAAACCGTGCTGCTTGCCAATAAAGAGTCGCTGGTGACCTGCGGACGACTGTTTATGGAAGCCGTGAAGCACAGCGGCGCGCAGCTTTTGCC
Coding sequences within:
- the rpsB gene encoding 30S ribosomal protein S2; the encoded protein is MATVSMRDMLKAGVHFGHQTRYWNPKMKPFIFGARNKVHIINLEKTVPMFNEALAELSKISSRKGKILFVGTKRAASEAVKEAANSCDQFFVNHRWLGGMLTNWKTVRQSIKRLKDLETQSQDGTFEKLTKKEALMRTRELEKLENSLGGIKDMGGLPDALFVIDADHEHIAIKEANNLGIPVFSIVDTNSDPDGVDFVIPGNDDAIRAVTLYLSAVAATVREGRSQDLAAQAEESFVEAE
- the tsf gene encoding translation elongation factor Ts; this translates as MAEITASLVKELRERTGAGMMDCKKALTEANGDIELAIENMRKSGAIKAAKKAGNVAADGVIKTKIDGNYGVILEVNCQTDFVAKDGGFQAFADKVLDAAVAGKITDVDVLKAQFEEERVALVAKIGENINIRRVAALEGDVLGSYLHGARIGVLIAATGADEELVKQLAMHVAASKPEFVKPEDVSAEVVEKEYQVQLDIAMQSGKPKEIAEKMVEGRMKKFTGEVSLTGQPFVIDPSKTVAQLLKEHNADVTNFIRFEVGEGIEKVETDFAAEVAAMSKQS
- the pyrH gene encoding UMP kinase; protein product: MATNAKPVYKRILLKLSGEALQGSEGFGIDASILDRMAQEIKELVELGIQVGVVIGGGNLFRGAGLAKAGMNRVVGDHMGMLATVMNGLAMRDALHRAYVNARLMSAIPLNGVCDNYSWAEAISLLRNNRVVILSAGTGNPFFTTDSAACLRGIEIEADVVLKATKVDGVFSADPMQDPTATLYDQLSYADVLDRELKVMDLAAFTLARDHKLPIRVFNMNKPGALRRVVMGEKEGTLITD
- the frr gene encoding ribosome recycling factor; the protein is MINDIRKDAEVRMEKCVEAFKTQISKVRTGRASPSLLDGIVVEYYGTPTPLRQLASVTVEDSRTLKINVFDRSMGPAVEKAIMASDLGLNPNSAGSDIRVPLPALTEERRKDLIKVVRGEAEGARVAVRNVRRDANDKVKALLKDKAISEDDDRRSQEEVQKQTDAAIKKIDAALADKEAELMQF